One region of Culex pipiens pallens isolate TS chromosome 2, TS_CPP_V2, whole genome shotgun sequence genomic DNA includes:
- the LOC120432551 gene encoding lectin subunit alpha-like produces the protein MSKFKHSKKIVLIVVFGLLQVTVQSSNWSYHIPAFRANWFKAVEHCHSLGMQLVTIESKAKNDEVATFINTTESYNKYNYWIGGSDLAQKFSFKWLATGKPFEYTNWSANEPNNANNNEDCVHIVHQPQLRQFWTWNDHRCSKELDFLCENVASPVSGDSSEIKFFK, from the exons ATGTCGAAGTTTAAACATTCAAAGAAGATTGTGCTAATAGTTGTTTTTGGACTTTTGCAAGTAACGGTGCAAAGTTCGAATTGGTCGTATCATATTCCAGCTTTTCGT gccAACTGGTTCAAAGCCGTTGAACATTGCCATTCGCTCGGAATGCAACTGGTGACTATTGAGTCCAAAGCGAAAAACGATGAGGTGGCAACATTCATCAACACTACGGAATCTTACAACAAGTACAACTATTGGATTGGTGGAAGTGATCTGGCGCAGAAGTTTTCGTTCAAGTGGTTAGCTACTGGAAAACCATTTGAATACACCAATTGGTCTGCCAACGAGCCAAACAACGCCAACAATAATGAAGATTGTGTACACATTGTGCACCAACCGCAGCTGCGGCAATTTTGGACGTGGAATGATCACCGATGCTCGAAAGAGTTGGATTTTCTTTGCGAAAATGTTGCGAGTCCAGTTTCCGGTGACTCCtccgaaataaaattctttaaataa
- the LOC120432553 gene encoding lectin subunit alpha-like, which yields MKFKIQLILFVSLFLAINCQKEAVVGRYHFFQGYKVNWIGAVEACNRRNLTIVSIESEEKQKDLEHAGDQAPEGPHWIGGSNLSSRKDYVWLPSGEPFSFTNWHPGQPNNRGNCVIYWNFPSSIPVGHWFAYDCNKSYDAFICEEKPVLN from the exons ATGAAGTTCAAGATTCAACTCATCCTATTTGTCTCACTTTTCCTGGCAATAAACTGCCAAAAAGAAGCCGTTGTTGGTCGATACCACTTCTTCCAGGGTTACAAG GTCAACTGGATCGGTGCCGTTGAAGCGTGCAACCGCAGAAACCTCACCATCGTGTCCATCGAATCCGAAGAAAAGCAAAAAGATCTGGAACATGCCGGCGACCAAGCTCCCGAGGGTCCGCACTGGATCGGGGGCAGTAACCTGTCCTCGAGGAAGGATTACGTGTGGCTTCCCTCCGGTGAACCGTTTAGCTTCACCAACTGGCACCCCGGGCAACCGAACAACCGAGGCAATTGTGTGATTTACTGGAATTTTCCGTCCTCGATTCCGGTTGGCCACTGGTTCGCTTACGATTGTAACAAATCGTACGATGCGTTCATTTGTGAGGAAAAGCCAGTTTTGAACTGA